TTACCGCTCCGTCCCAGAACCGGAATCCCTTATTCACCAGATCAAAAAAAGGTTTAACATCCAGGCTCCAGTTCAGCGGCGTTCCTGACTCGTGAAAATCCAATCCGAGGATCATATCAATTCCGACATTGTATACATTCTCGGCATAAAGTATCTGTTCCCTGGTTTTATAATATCCACTGGTGTAATATGCGAGGTGCACACCGCCTCCGTAAAAAACAGCCGCGCTATTGGAACGCAAAATATTATAGTTATGTCTTTCGTATAAGGCCGTTAGCCCTGCTCCTTTCTCCTGCCACTGCCAGGCGAGGATACCTTCAAAAACGTCTCTCTGGGAAAAGAAGAACTTACAAGAAGGCCCGACCCCGAAACCAATTCTGGCTCCAACAGCCGTAGTGTAGGGCTGGGCGTGCAGGCAGAAAACTGCACCCATAAAGAACAAGAACAATAATCTCTTCAACTTCTACTTTTTAGCGTTAGCCAGAAGATATTCACGGTTCATCCGTGCAATATTTTCCAGAGAAATACCCTTCGGACATTCTGCTTCGCAGCTTCCGGTGTTCGTACAGTTCCCAAAACCCTCCTCGTCCATCACCTTCACCATATTCAGTACCCTGTCTTCTCTCTCTACTGCACCTTGCGGAAGCAGTGCAAGCTGTGAAACTTTGGCCGACACAAAAAGCATGGCCGAGGCATTTTTACAAGAAGCCACACAGGCGCCGCAACCGATGCAGGCGGCAGCAGAAAATGCATTGTCCGCATCCTGTTTGGGTACCGGAATAGTGTTGGCATCCTGGGCATTTCCTGTGTTGATTGAAACAAAACCGCCCGCTGAGATGATCTTATCAAATGGTGTACGGTCTACTACCAGGTCCTTTATCACGGGAAAGGGGCTGGCTCTCCAGGGTTCCACTACTATTGTTTCGCCGTCGGAGAAATGGCGCATATGAAGCTGGCAGGTGGTGGTTCCGCTCTGCGGTCCGTGCGCTCTTCCGTTGATATACATACTGCACATACCACAGATTCCCTCCCGGCAGTCGTGGTCAAATGCAACGGGCTCCTGTCCTTTGGCAATGAGGTCCTCATTGAGTACATCGAACATTTCCAGAAAGGACATATCCGGAGAAATATCTTTAAGGTTATAGGTGACAAAATTTCCGGCTTCCTTGCTGTTTTTCTGTCTCCAGACTTTCAGTGTAAGATTCATACGCTCATCTCCTTTTTTGTTTATTTATAACTACGCTGGCTGGGCTTCACCACCTCGTACTTTAATTCTTCCTTATGCATTTCCCACTGGTTACCCGGCTTATATTCCCAGGCGGAAACATACATAAACTTGTCATCCTCACGTTGGGCTTCTCCCTCTTCCGTCTGATGTTCTTCCCTGAAGTGCCCACCACAGGATTCGGCACGGTTCAGAGCATCATAACACATAAGTTCTCCGAGTTCCATAAAATCGGCTACACGCCCGGCCTTTTCAAGTTCAGGATTGAATTCATTAACGGTACCGGGTATACGCACCTCTCTCCAGAATTCCTCTCGCAGAGCGCGGATCTCATCGATGGCCTGTTTGAGTCCGGCATCGTTACGTGCCATGCCGCACTTGTCCCACATGATCTTTCCCAACTTCTTGTGGAAGTGATCTACTGATTTTGAACCTTTGATATTGATAAAATGTTCCAGTTGAGCCTGCACAGCCTTTTCTGCTTCCACGAAGGCTTCATGATCGGTTGAAATTGCTTTGGTAGCAATTTCCTTGCTCAGGTAGCTTCCGATGGTATAAGGGATTACGAAATAACCGTCGGCCAGTCCCTGCATCAGTGCCGAGGCTCCCAGGCGGTTTGCGCCGTGATCGGAAAAATTCGCTTCACCAAGTGCATACAGTCCGGGAACGGTTGTCATCAGCTCATAATCTACCCACAGACCTCCCATCGTGTAATGCACGGCAGGATAGATACGCATGGGCATTTCATAGGGATTTTCCCCTGTAATCTTCTCATACATCTCGAAGAGGTTCCCGTATTTCTCCTCCACCACCTTTTTGCCCAGAGAGATGATCTGCTCATTGGAAGCATTGTGCAATCCCAACTGATTGGCTTTTACTTTCCCGTAGCGCTCAATAGCAGAAGCGAAATCGAGGTACACGGCCATTTTGGAGGTACCTACACCATAACCTGCATCGCAGCGTTCTTTGGCAGCGCGGGAAGCTACATCACGGGGTACCAGATTACCGAAGGCGGGATACCTCCGCTCCAGATAATAATCTCTCTCCTCTTCAGGTATCTGCTTGGCAGGACGGGTCTCACCCTGTTTTTTGGGTACCCATATCCTTCCGTCGTTTCGCAGGGATTCCGACATCAATGTTAATTTCGACTGGTGATCACCGGAGACAGGGATGCAGGTGGGATGGATCTGTGTAAAGCAGGGGTTTCCAAAAAATGCTCCCTTTTTATGCGCTTTCCACGCTGCTGTTGCATTACTTCCCATTGCATTGGTAG
Above is a genomic segment from Bacteroidia bacterium containing:
- a CDS encoding fumarate reductase/succinate dehydrogenase flavoprotein subunit, with the translated sequence MSALNSKIPEGPLETKWSKYRSTVPLVNPANKRNLQVIVVGSGLAGASAAASLAEMGYSVKCFCFQDSARRAHSIAAQGGINAAKNYQNDGDSVYRLFYDTIKGGDYRAREGNVHRLAEVSASIIDQCVAQGVPFAREYGGLLDNRSFGGTQVQRTFYAAGQTGQQLLLGAYSALQRQVGKGTVKMYTRHEMLDVVNIDGKCRGIIARDLVSGKLERHFGHAVLLCTGGYGNVFFLSTNAMGSNATAAWKAHKKGAFFGNPCFTQIHPTCIPVSGDHQSKLTLMSESLRNDGRIWVPKKQGETRPAKQIPEEERDYYLERRYPAFGNLVPRDVASRAAKERCDAGYGVGTSKMAVYLDFASAIERYGKVKANQLGLHNASNEQIISLGKKVVEEKYGNLFEMYEKITGENPYEMPMRIYPAVHYTMGGLWVDYELMTTVPGLYALGEANFSDHGANRLGASALMQGLADGYFVIPYTIGSYLSKEIATKAISTDHEAFVEAEKAVQAQLEHFINIKGSKSVDHFHKKLGKIMWDKCGMARNDAGLKQAIDEIRALREEFWREVRIPGTVNEFNPELEKAGRVADFMELGELMCYDALNRAESCGGHFREEHQTEEGEAQREDDKFMYVSAWEYKPGNQWEMHKEELKYEVVKPSQRSYK
- a CDS encoding succinate dehydrogenase/fumarate reductase iron-sulfur subunit, with the translated sequence MNLTLKVWRQKNSKEAGNFVTYNLKDISPDMSFLEMFDVLNEDLIAKGQEPVAFDHDCREGICGMCSMYINGRAHGPQSGTTTCQLHMRHFSDGETIVVEPWRASPFPVIKDLVVDRTPFDKIISAGGFVSINTGNAQDANTIPVPKQDADNAFSAAACIGCGACVASCKNASAMLFVSAKVSQLALLPQGAVEREDRVLNMVKVMDEEGFGNCTNTGSCEAECPKGISLENIARMNREYLLANAKK